The following are from one region of the Deltaproteobacteria bacterium genome:
- a CDS encoding phosphomannomutase/phosphoglucomutase, producing MNPAVFREYDIRGLAEIDFDNDFALLLGKVHGTAIVEKGGRRVSVGRDVRATSDAYAEAVIAGLAWAGLHVYDLGVCPSPLLYFSLFHLDLDGGIQITASHNAAEYNGFKICLGKDTIYGEQIQELCGRMEREVFSANTGGKVERYEIIPPYHKHLLADVAKLSRPLKVVVDAGSGVGGPVAPPIFRDLGCTVWEIACTPDGSFPFHHPDPTLPENLQLLIAKVREVNADLGIAYDGDADRIGAVDEQGNILWGDELLILFARDMLKRNPGATVISEVKCSQRLYDDIAKHGGKPIMWKAGHSLLKAKMKESQALLAGEMTGHIFFKERYFGYDDAIYASLRLLEILANANQPLSALLTDLPKSVSTPELRVECPDDQKFLIAERATAYFRQHYNVIDVDGVRVQFAEGWGLIRASNTQPALVLRIEAQSQAKLEEYRALIDAKLRDFAQQS from the coding sequence ATGAACCCAGCGGTGTTTCGCGAATACGACATCCGTGGTTTGGCGGAGATCGACTTCGACAATGATTTCGCTTTACTGCTCGGCAAAGTGCACGGCACGGCGATCGTCGAAAAGGGCGGCAGGCGGGTTAGCGTTGGACGCGACGTGCGGGCGACTTCCGATGCTTATGCCGAAGCGGTGATCGCCGGTCTGGCTTGGGCTGGATTGCATGTCTATGATCTCGGCGTTTGTCCGTCGCCGCTGCTGTACTTTTCTTTGTTCCATCTCGACCTCGACGGCGGCATACAAATCACCGCCAGCCATAATGCGGCGGAGTACAACGGCTTTAAAATCTGTCTGGGCAAAGACACTATTTACGGCGAACAGATTCAAGAGCTTTGTGGTCGGATGGAACGCGAAGTTTTTTCCGCGAATACCGGCGGCAAAGTCGAGCGCTACGAAATTATTCCTCCCTATCATAAACATTTGCTCGCTGACGTGGCCAAACTTTCAAGGCCGTTGAAAGTCGTCGTCGACGCCGGCAGCGGCGTTGGCGGACCGGTGGCGCCGCCGATTTTTCGCGACCTCGGCTGTACGGTTTGGGAGATCGCCTGCACGCCGGACGGCAGTTTTCCGTTTCATCATCCCGATCCGACGCTGCCGGAAAATTTGCAGCTGCTGATCGCTAAAGTGCGTGAAGTGAACGCCGATCTCGGCATCGCCTACGACGGCGACGCCGACCGCATCGGCGCGGTGGATGAGCAGGGTAATATTCTTTGGGGCGACGAACTCTTGATATTGTTCGCCCGCGACATGCTCAAACGGAATCCCGGCGCAACGGTGATCTCCGAAGTGAAATGTTCGCAGCGGCTCTATGACGACATCGCCAAGCATGGCGGCAAGCCGATCATGTGGAAGGCCGGCCATTCCTTGCTCAAAGCCAAAATGAAAGAGAGCCAGGCGTTGTTGGCCGGTGAAATGACCGGCCATATCTTTTTCAAAGAACGCTACTTCGGTTACGACGACGCGATCTATGCGTCGTTACGGTTGTTGGAAATTCTCGCCAACGCCAACCAGCCATTGTCGGCGTTACTCACCGACTTGCCGAAAAGCGTGTCGACGCCGGAACTGCGGGTCGAATGTCCGGACGATCAAAAATTTCTCATCGCCGAACGCGCCACCGCCTACTTTCGCCAGCACTACAATGTCATCGACGTCGACGGCGTGCGCGTGCAATTCGCCGAGGGTTGGGGGCTGATTCGCGCTTCCAACACGCAGCCAGCACTGGTGCTCCGCATCGAAGCTCAATCCCAAGCCAAGCTTGAAGAATACCGCGCCTTGATCGACGCCAAACTCAGAGACTTCGCCCAGCAATCGTAA
- a CDS encoding Rrf2 family transcriptional regulator, with protein MALMQNPRRVDYGLRAVIYLSDQEPEKCCAIGEIASKQGVPRKFLEKIIQDLVRGGLLKSKRGSAGGYLLARAAEEISFCDVIEALEGPIAVNACIDQHLGCDQMPRCTMIGVWSEVQNRVMEVLSRTTIAGLRRLPCREIIGSSSLSSAA; from the coding sequence ATGGCGCTCATGCAAAATCCGCGGCGGGTGGATTACGGTTTGCGCGCGGTTATTTACCTTTCCGACCAGGAGCCCGAGAAATGCTGCGCCATCGGTGAGATCGCCAGCAAACAAGGCGTGCCGAGAAAGTTTTTGGAAAAGATCATCCAGGATTTGGTGCGCGGCGGATTGTTGAAATCGAAGCGCGGATCTGCGGGCGGTTACCTTTTGGCGCGGGCGGCGGAAGAGATTTCTTTTTGCGACGTGATCGAAGCGCTCGAAGGTCCGATCGCGGTGAACGCCTGCATCGACCAGCATCTCGGCTGCGATCAAATGCCGCGCTGCACGATGATCGGGGTGTGGAGCGAAGTGCAAAATAGAGTCATGGAAGTGCTCAGCCGGACGACCATCGCCGGACTACGGCGGTTGCCTTGCCGGGAAATTATCGGCTCCTCTTCTCTTTCGAGTGCGGCGTGA
- the uvrA gene encoding excinuclease ABC subunit A, translated as MAGKIVVTGARVHNLKNIDLEIPRDRLVVITGVSGSGKSSLAFDTLYAEGQRRYLESLGADARQLLKQLAKPDVDQIAGLSPAIAIQQKVGVANPRSTVGTLTDIYDFLRLLLARIGEPFCVSCGGAIQSHTIAQIVDQLLELPAQTRIIVLAPLEFLRAADSAQGLRELSRQGFARVMVDGQMHELSGEIPDVVKRANQLDLVVDRLVLREGVAKRLADSLEVAARAGKEIIKIAILGASENEPPRYLRFSQKLVCLQCGAPALEVTPSLFSFNSPQGACPSCHGLGIKSTSTKSLGERAPCKACHGSRLGKESLTVRLGGKNIAELAALSVRELGEFFTALELAGERQVIGQKLIAEISNRLTCLVRLGLDYLSLDRSAPTLSGGEAQRVRLATQMGASLAGVLYILDEPSIGLHQKDNQKLIEILFRLRDSGNSVIVVEHDPETILAADYVVDIGPGAGVHGGNLVASGTPAKLLADPRSLTGRYLSGVEKIALPQSRRQGASMLRLKNISARNLKNLTVAIPTGAMTCVTGVSGAGKSTLLMEVLRDGVAQRLQRRGGKVRGASEISGWENFDRVIAIDQGAIGRTPRSNPATFVGLYDHLRELFAKLPEARARGYQAERFSFNLRGGRCAACQGDGVTRVELGFLPELWVTCEVCRGRRYNRETLEVKYKGLSIADVLDLTVDQALELLNSIPPIHDRLRTLRDVGLGYLHLGQSATTLSGGEAQRVKLARELARRSTGRSLYILDEPTTGLHFADVNKLLELLNRLVELGNTMVIVEHNLDVIKCADHVIDLGPEGGAKGGEVLAQGTPEEIARVTASATGGYLKAALSNPAT; from the coding sequence ATGGCCGGCAAGATCGTCGTCACAGGCGCGCGGGTTCACAATCTCAAGAATATCGATCTGGAGATTCCCCGCGACCGCTTGGTCGTCATCACCGGCGTTTCCGGTTCGGGAAAATCTTCTCTGGCATTCGACACGCTCTACGCCGAGGGCCAGCGCCGTTATCTCGAATCCCTCGGCGCCGACGCGCGCCAGTTGCTCAAGCAACTGGCCAAACCCGATGTCGATCAAATCGCCGGACTTTCCCCGGCCATCGCCATCCAGCAAAAGGTTGGCGTGGCCAATCCTCGTTCCACCGTCGGCACGTTGACCGATATTTACGATTTTCTCCGGCTCTTGTTGGCGCGGATTGGCGAACCGTTTTGCGTCAGCTGCGGCGGCGCGATTCAATCACACACTATCGCGCAGATCGTCGATCAGCTGCTGGAGCTGCCGGCGCAAACCCGAATTATTGTTCTGGCGCCGTTGGAATTTCTCCGCGCCGCCGACTCGGCCCAGGGCTTACGCGAACTCAGTCGCCAGGGTTTCGCTCGCGTCATGGTCGATGGCCAGATGCATGAGTTGAGCGGTGAGATTCCTGACGTGGTCAAACGCGCCAATCAACTCGATCTGGTGGTGGATCGCTTGGTTCTGCGCGAGGGAGTTGCCAAGCGGCTGGCCGATTCGTTGGAGGTCGCTGCGCGGGCGGGCAAAGAGATTATCAAAATCGCGATTCTCGGTGCGAGTGAAAATGAGCCGCCGCGCTATTTGCGCTTTAGCCAAAAATTAGTTTGCCTTCAGTGCGGCGCGCCGGCCCTCGAAGTGACGCCGAGTTTGTTTTCCTTCAACAGCCCCCAGGGTGCATGCCCGAGCTGCCACGGGTTAGGCATTAAATCCACCAGCACAAAGTCGCTGGGAGAGCGCGCGCCGTGCAAAGCTTGCCACGGCAGCCGACTCGGTAAAGAGAGCTTGACCGTACGTCTCGGCGGCAAGAACATTGCCGAGCTGGCGGCGCTTTCGGTGCGTGAGCTGGGAGAATTTTTCACCGCACTTGAACTTGCCGGCGAACGCCAAGTGATCGGCCAAAAACTTATCGCCGAGATCTCGAACCGGCTAACTTGTTTGGTGCGATTGGGACTCGACTATTTGAGTTTGGATCGTAGCGCGCCGACGCTTTCGGGCGGCGAGGCGCAGCGCGTGCGATTGGCGACGCAGATGGGCGCCAGTTTGGCCGGCGTGCTTTATATTCTCGACGAGCCGAGTATCGGTTTGCATCAAAAAGATAATCAGAAGCTGATCGAAATTCTTTTTCGCCTGCGCGACAGCGGCAACTCGGTCATCGTCGTCGAGCATGATCCGGAAACGATATTGGCCGCCGACTACGTTGTCGACATCGGACCCGGCGCCGGCGTCCATGGCGGCAACCTGGTCGCATCCGGCACGCCGGCGAAATTGCTCGCCGATCCGCGTTCTCTCACCGGCCGTTATTTATCCGGTGTGGAAAAGATCGCGCTGCCGCAGTCAAGGCGCCAAGGCGCGTCCATGCTGCGGCTGAAAAATATTTCGGCACGCAATCTAAAAAATCTCACCGTGGCAATTCCCACCGGCGCTATGACCTGCGTTACCGGTGTTTCCGGCGCCGGTAAGAGCACGCTGTTGATGGAAGTGTTGCGCGACGGCGTCGCCCAGCGCTTACAGCGCCGCGGCGGCAAAGTTCGCGGCGCGAGCGAGATTTCCGGTTGGGAAAATTTCGACCGGGTGATCGCCATCGATCAAGGCGCCATCGGGCGCACGCCGCGCTCCAACCCAGCGACCTTCGTCGGACTCTACGATCATCTGCGCGAGCTCTTCGCAAAGCTGCCGGAAGCGCGTGCGCGCGGTTACCAAGCTGAGCGGTTTTCGTTCAACCTGCGCGGCGGCCGCTGCGCGGCCTGCCAAGGCGACGGTGTGACGCGCGTCGAGCTGGGATTTTTGCCCGAGCTGTGGGTGACCTGCGAAGTGTGCCGCGGCCGGCGTTACAACCGCGAGACTTTGGAAGTGAAGTACAAAGGGCTGAGCATCGCCGATGTGCTCGATCTGACCGTCGATCAAGCGCTGGAGTTGCTCAACAGTATTCCACCGATTCATGACCGGCTGCGCACGTTGCGCGATGTCGGTTTGGGCTATTTGCATCTCGGCCAGTCGGCGACCACGCTGTCCGGCGGCGAGGCTCAGCGGGTTAAGTTGGCTCGCGAGCTGGCGCGCAGGTCGACGGGGAGGTCGCTTTATATTCTCGATGAGCCGACCACCGGTTTGCATTTCGCCGACGTCAACAAACTACTGGAACTGCTCAATCGCTTGGTCGAGCTCGGCAACACCATGGTTATCGTTGAACATAACCTCGATGTGATCAAATGCGCCGATCACGTCATCGACCTCGGACCTGAAGGCGGCGCCAAGGGTGGAGAAGTGCTCGCTCAGGGAACGCCGGAGGAGATCGCCCGCGTTACTGCATCCGCCACTGGAGGCTACTTGAAGGCAGCGCTGAGCAACCCGGCAACATAG
- the sufB gene encoding Fe-S cluster assembly protein SufB encodes MATQTVEELAGREYQYGFVTDIEADTVAPGLNEDVIRLISAKKNEPEFMLEWRLKAYRHWTKLEKSQAEPTWAKVHYPPIDYQAIRYYSAPKNKNDGPKSLEEVDPELLKTYAKLGIPLMEQERLAGVAVDAVFDSVSVATTFKGKLAELGIFFGSFSEAVHDHPELVQKYLGSVVPYSDNFFAALNAAVFSDGSFCYIPKGVRCPMELSTYFRINAADTGQFERTLIVADEGAVVSYLEGCTAPMRDKNQLHAAVVELVAHKDAQIKYSTVQNWYPGDKEGKGGIYNFVTKRGKCLGERSKISWTQVETGSAITWKYPSCILQGDDSVGEFYSVALTNNYQQADTGTKMIHIGKNTKSTIISKGISAGHGQNTYRGLVKIMKGASGARNYSQCDSLLLGDKCGAHTFPYLEVLNNASQVEHEASTSKIGEDQLFYCRQRGISTEDAVNMIVNGFCKQVFKELPMEFAVEAQKLLGVSLEGSVG; translated from the coding sequence ATGGCAACACAAACAGTCGAAGAACTCGCCGGTCGCGAATACCAGTATGGTTTTGTCACCGACATCGAAGCGGACACGGTTGCGCCGGGATTGAACGAAGATGTCATCCGGCTAATTTCGGCGAAGAAAAACGAGCCGGAGTTTATGCTCGAATGGCGCCTCAAAGCGTATCGTCACTGGACGAAGTTGGAAAAATCCCAAGCCGAACCCACTTGGGCTAAGGTGCACTATCCGCCCATCGACTACCAAGCGATTCGCTATTACTCGGCGCCGAAAAACAAAAACGACGGACCTAAGAGTTTGGAAGAAGTCGATCCCGAATTGCTCAAGACCTACGCCAAGCTGGGCATTCCGCTGATGGAGCAAGAGCGGCTCGCCGGGGTCGCCGTCGACGCGGTGTTCGACAGCGTCTCGGTGGCGACGACGTTTAAGGGCAAGCTCGCCGAGCTGGGAATTTTTTTCGGCTCATTTTCAGAAGCGGTGCACGACCATCCCGAGTTGGTGCAGAAATATCTCGGCTCGGTGGTGCCCTATAGCGACAATTTTTTCGCCGCGCTCAACGCCGCGGTTTTCAGCGACGGCTCTTTTTGTTACATTCCCAAAGGCGTGCGCTGTCCGATGGAGCTGTCGACTTATTTCCGCATCAACGCCGCCGACACCGGCCAGTTCGAGCGCACCTTGATCGTCGCCGACGAGGGCGCGGTGGTAAGCTACCTCGAAGGCTGCACCGCGCCGATGCGCGATAAGAATCAATTGCACGCCGCGGTGGTCGAGCTGGTGGCGCACAAAGATGCGCAGATCAAATATTCCACCGTGCAGAACTGGTATCCCGGCGACAAGGAAGGCAAGGGCGGCATTTATAACTTCGTCACCAAGCGCGGCAAGTGTTTGGGCGAGCGCTCGAAGATTTCCTGGACGCAAGTAGAGACCGGCTCGGCGATCACCTGGAAATATCCAAGCTGCATTTTGCAGGGAGACGATTCGGTGGGCGAATTTTATTCCGTGGCGCTGACCAACAATTATCAGCAGGCCGACACCGGCACCAAGATGATTCATATCGGCAAGAACACCAAGAGCACGATCATTTCCAAAGGCATTTCCGCCGGCCACGGCCAAAATACCTATCGCGGCTTGGTGAAGATCATGAAAGGCGCCAGCGGCGCGCGCAACTATTCGCAGTGCGATTCGTTATTGCTGGGCGACAAGTGCGGCGCGCATACGTTCCCGTATCTGGAAGTGCTCAACAATGCTTCGCAGGTCGAGCATGAAGCGTCGACTTCGAAGATCGGCGAGGATCAGCTGTTCTACTGCCGCCAGCGCGGCATCTCGACTGAAGACGCGGTCAACATGATCGTCAACGGTTTTTGTAAGCAGGTATTCAAAGAGCTGCCCATGGAGTTTGCGGTCGAGGCGCAAAAATTATTGGGCGTCAGTCTTGAAGGCAGCGTGGGGTAA
- the gcvH gene encoding glycine cleavage system protein GcvH, whose translation MTENEVKVSKLHVWVGVEDRIARLGLTNYIQGALGAVISVELPDIGDKIEEGEIFAEIESVSTVHELVAPISGTVLSVNPHLEDHPGTINEDPYSDGWLIEVRLTDDSELDALMDMDEYYHFVFKDET comes from the coding sequence ATGACGGAAAACGAAGTAAAAGTCAGTAAGCTCCATGTTTGGGTCGGCGTCGAAGACCGCATCGCGCGGCTCGGTCTGACCAACTATATTCAAGGCGCCCTGGGCGCGGTGATCTCGGTGGAACTGCCGGACATCGGCGACAAGATCGAGGAAGGCGAAATCTTCGCCGAGATCGAGTCGGTGTCGACGGTGCACGAGCTGGTCGCGCCGATTTCCGGCACGGTGCTTTCCGTCAACCCCCACTTGGAAGATCATCCTGGCACCATCAATGAAGATCCCTACAGCGACGGCTGGCTGATCGAAGTGCGCTTAACCGACGATTCGGAGTTGGACGCTTTGATGGATATGGATGAGTACTACCATTTTGTCTTCAAAGACGAGACCTAG
- a CDS encoding iron-sulfur cluster assembly accessory protein: MAMGVSVTERAAARIKELISAESRDGQGLRVKVVGGGCSGLQYKVDLDLPKGSDKVFEKDGAKVLVDMKSLLYLTGTELDYKDELMQSGFVFQNPNVKKACGCGASFTV, encoded by the coding sequence ATGGCGATGGGAGTGAGTGTCACTGAGCGGGCGGCGGCGCGGATCAAAGAATTGATCAGCGCCGAGAGTCGCGACGGCCAGGGCTTGCGCGTCAAAGTCGTCGGCGGCGGCTGCTCGGGGCTGCAGTACAAAGTTGATTTGGATTTGCCTAAAGGCAGCGACAAGGTTTTCGAAAAAGACGGCGCCAAGGTGTTGGTCGATATGAAAAGTTTACTTTATCTGACCGGCACGGAGCTCGATTACAAGGATGAGCTGATGCAGTCGGGCTTCGTGTTTCAAAACCCCAACGTCAAAAAAGCCTGCGGCTGCGGTGCGTCGTTTACGGTTTAA
- the nifS gene encoding cysteine desulfurase NifS, which yields MQIYFDNNATTKVLPEVAEAMLPFYTEHYGNPSSIHRFGSAVGDQIAHARDQVAALLGAADPIEVIFTSCGTEGDNAAIRAMLEARPDKRHIVTTKVEHSAVLGLCQHLEKKGYRVTWLSVDQEGALDLDELASALTDDTALVSIMWANNETGVIFPIEKIGAMARAKGIPFHVDAVQAAGKIPMHVSELPIDLLTISGHKFHAPKGVGALYVRRGITFPPFLIGGHQEKNRRAGTENVASIIAMGKAAEVALPRIAADAAYVATLRDRLQALLLASCPESRVNGGKETRLPNTLNISFRYLEGESILVLLDQQGICASTGSACTAGSAEPSHVLRAMAVPADWLQGAVRFSLSQFNTQDEVSFVNEKVPAIVQRLQGFSALGRLANKPQPQIERGATAATHGVRE from the coding sequence ATGCAAATTTATTTCGATAATAACGCGACCACGAAAGTGCTGCCGGAAGTTGCCGAGGCGATGCTGCCGTTTTACACCGAGCATTATGGCAATCCTTCGAGCATTCACCGTTTTGGCAGCGCGGTGGGCGACCAGATCGCTCATGCGCGAGATCAAGTCGCGGCGCTACTCGGCGCGGCGGATCCAATTGAAGTGATTTTTACCAGCTGCGGCACCGAAGGGGACAACGCGGCGATTCGCGCCATGCTCGAAGCGCGGCCGGACAAACGCCATATCGTCACGACCAAAGTCGAACATTCCGCCGTGCTCGGTTTGTGCCAGCATTTAGAGAAAAAAGGCTACCGGGTCACTTGGCTGAGCGTCGATCAAGAGGGCGCGCTGGATTTGGACGAGCTTGCTAGCGCGTTGACCGATGACACCGCGCTGGTCTCGATCATGTGGGCGAACAACGAGACCGGGGTGATTTTTCCGATTGAAAAGATCGGTGCCATGGCGCGTGCCAAGGGAATTCCATTTCACGTCGATGCGGTCCAAGCCGCCGGCAAAATTCCCATGCACGTCAGCGAGCTGCCGATCGATCTGTTGACCATCTCCGGCCACAAGTTTCACGCGCCCAAGGGCGTCGGCGCTTTGTACGTTCGCCGGGGCATCACCTTCCCGCCGTTTCTAATCGGCGGCCATCAGGAAAAAAATCGCCGCGCCGGCACCGAAAATGTCGCGAGCATTATTGCCATGGGCAAAGCCGCGGAGGTCGCGCTGCCGCGCATCGCCGCCGACGCTGCTTACGTTGCCACGTTGCGCGATCGCTTGCAGGCTTTGTTGCTCGCTTCTTGTCCGGAGAGCCGAGTCAATGGCGGCAAAGAAACGCGCTTGCCGAACACGCTCAATATCAGTTTTCGTTATCTCGAAGGCGAGTCGATTCTGGTCTTGCTCGATCAGCAAGGGATTTGCGCTTCCACCGGCTCCGCCTGCACCGCCGGTTCTGCCGAGCCGTCCCATGTGCTCCGCGCCATGGCCGTGCCGGCGGACTGGCTTCAAGGCGCGGTGCGTTTTAGCTTGAGCCAATTTAATACTCAGGATGAAGTTAGTTTCGTGAACGAAAAGGTGCCCGCCATCGTCCAACGCTTACAAGGGTTTTCGGCGTTGGGCCGGCTGGCAAACAAGCCCCAGCCGCAAATCGAACGGGGCGCGACGGCAGCCACCCATGGGGTGAGGGAGTAA
- a CDS encoding sulfopyruvate decarboxylase yields MTAAEPQIAAARIVAGLKKAGIDFVATLPDEKMLEVIRAVETDKELKHVPLCREEEGIGICAGAYLAGKKTAIIMQNAGFLNSCNALTTTSLQLQIPILMLIYYAGDIGDRGFTTLGAVTEPVLQALGFRSYVLRKTEEIDEILVGAQILADDSKKPVAVLLTKSVLGVK; encoded by the coding sequence ATGACCGCTGCAGAACCGCAAATCGCCGCCGCGCGCATCGTCGCCGGACTGAAGAAAGCCGGCATCGATTTCGTCGCCACCCTGCCGGATGAGAAGATGCTCGAAGTGATCCGCGCCGTGGAGACGGATAAAGAGCTGAAACATGTGCCGCTTTGCCGCGAGGAAGAAGGCATCGGCATATGCGCCGGCGCCTATCTGGCTGGGAAGAAGACCGCGATCATCATGCAGAACGCCGGCTTTTTGAACAGCTGCAACGCACTGACGACCACCTCGTTGCAATTGCAAATCCCCATTCTCATGCTGATCTACTACGCCGGCGATATCGGCGACCGCGGCTTTACCACGTTGGGCGCGGTCACCGAACCGGTGCTCCAAGCGCTGGGCTTTCGCAGCTACGTCCTGCGCAAAACCGAAGAGATTGACGAAATCCTCGTCGGCGCGCAGATCCTCGCCGACGATTCGAAGAAACCGGTGGCCGTGCTGCTGACCAAAAGCGTCCTCGGAGTAAAATAA
- a CDS encoding IscS subfamily cysteine desulfurase, producing MAVQTPIYLDNHATTPVDPRVLEAMLPYFTDKFGNAASKSHAYGWEAEAAVDSAREQIAKLIGASAKEIVITSGATESDNLAIKGVAEAYRDKGNHIVTCVTEHKAVLDSCKVLQKHGYDVTYLPVRSDGLIDMERLKAALTDKTILISIMAANNEIGTINPVKEIGRLAKEKNILFHTDATQGVGKVPINVEAMGIDLLSLTSHKMYGPKGVGALYVRSTKPRVKLTPSIDGGGHERGMRSGTLNVPGIVGLGKACEISQKEMSAEGERLIALRERLKDGILAELDEVYLNGHAVERLPGNLNVSFADIEGESLLMGLKEIAVSTGSACTSASLEPSYVLKALGLADELAYSAIRFGLGRFTTAEEIDFTIQRVVEEVRRLREISPRYKARMAKQQKRAG from the coding sequence ATGGCAGTGCAGACACCGATCTATTTGGACAACCATGCGACCACGCCAGTGGACCCGCGGGTGTTGGAGGCGATGCTGCCGTATTTCACCGACAAGTTCGGTAACGCGGCGAGCAAGAGCCACGCCTATGGCTGGGAAGCCGAAGCGGCGGTCGACAGCGCCCGTGAGCAGATCGCCAAGTTGATCGGTGCGTCGGCGAAAGAGATCGTCATCACCAGCGGCGCCACTGAGTCCGACAATCTGGCGATCAAAGGCGTCGCCGAAGCCTATCGCGATAAAGGCAACCACATCGTCACCTGCGTGACCGAACACAAGGCGGTGCTCGACAGCTGCAAGGTTTTGCAGAAACATGGCTATGACGTAACCTACTTGCCGGTGCGCTCGGACGGTCTGATCGACATGGAGCGGCTCAAAGCGGCGCTTACCGACAAGACGATTCTTATCTCGATCATGGCGGCGAACAACGAGATCGGCACGATCAATCCAGTCAAAGAGATCGGCCGGCTGGCCAAAGAAAAAAATATTTTGTTTCACACCGACGCAACCCAAGGCGTCGGCAAGGTGCCGATCAACGTCGAGGCGATGGGCATCGATTTATTGTCCCTGACGTCGCATAAAATGTACGGGCCCAAGGGCGTCGGCGCGCTCTACGTGCGCTCGACCAAGCCGAGAGTTAAATTGACGCCAAGCATCGACGGCGGCGGCCATGAGCGCGGCATGCGCTCGGGAACTTTGAATGTTCCCGGCATCGTCGGTTTGGGCAAAGCCTGTGAGATTTCGCAAAAAGAAATGAGCGCGGAAGGCGAGCGGCTGATCGCGCTGCGCGAGCGGCTGAAAGATGGCATTCTCGCCGAGCTCGATGAGGTTTACTTGAACGGCCATGCGGTGGAGCGGCTGCCGGGTAATTTGAACGTGAGCTTCGCCGACATAGAAGGCGAATCTCTGCTGATGGGCTTGAAAGAGATCGCTGTTTCGACCGGTTCGGCGTGCACCTCGGCGAGCTTGGAGCCGTCCTACGTTTTGAAAGCGCTCGGTTTGGCCGATGAGTTGGCCTACAGCGCGATTCGTTTCGGTTTGGGACGGTTCACGACCGCGGAAGAAATTGATTTTACGATTCAGCGCGTCGTCGAAGAGGTGCGGCGGCTACGAGAGATTTCGCCGCGCTATAAAGCAAGAATGGCCAAGCAGCAGAAACGAGCGGGATAA
- the pdxA gene encoding 4-hydroxythreonine-4-phosphate dehydrogenase PdxA, giving the protein MGDPVGIGPEIIIKALADPAIRKAARLLILGDWGVLQRARKNNSPELICWQPGQRLLPLLNQSHAIVVCSLSALSAKESRPAKPTKAAGHAAFSYIRVAAKLALSQVADAIATAPISKHSLIDAGYNYPGHTELFAELSATAECRMMLIGDKLRVVPVTGHIAFAKVPRSLNRENIQSTLELTQRSLKNYFAIARPRIAVAALNPHGGEQGIFGDEEIEIITPAINAARKKGVGAFGPYPADSLFYHAARGDYDAVVCMYHDQGLIPLKLHHFYGGVALTLGPPFIRTSVDHGTAYDIAGKGKADETSMTQAILLAARLARQRGGRRKK; this is encoded by the coding sequence ATGGGCGATCCCGTAGGGATCGGCCCGGAAATTATTATAAAAGCGCTGGCCGATCCGGCGATCAGGAAAGCCGCTAGGCTGTTGATCCTCGGCGACTGGGGCGTGCTGCAGCGGGCGCGCAAGAACAACTCTCCGGAGCTGATTTGTTGGCAGCCGGGGCAACGGCTGTTGCCGCTGCTCAATCAATCCCACGCCATCGTGGTTTGTTCCTTGTCGGCGTTGTCGGCGAAAGAGTCGCGGCCGGCCAAACCGACGAAAGCGGCGGGCCACGCCGCCTTCAGTTACATTCGCGTCGCGGCCAAGTTGGCGCTCTCGCAAGTCGCCGACGCCATCGCCACGGCACCGATCAGCAAACATAGCTTGATCGACGCCGGCTACAATTATCCCGGCCACACCGAACTGTTCGCTGAGCTGAGCGCTACGGCGGAGTGCCGCATGATGCTGATCGGCGATAAGCTTCGGGTCGTGCCGGTGACCGGACATATTGCATTTGCCAAAGTGCCGCGCAGCTTAAATCGCGAAAATATTCAAAGCACGTTGGAGTTGACCCAACGTAGTTTGAAAAATTATTTCGCCATCGCCCGGCCGCGCATCGCCGTGGCCGCGCTCAATCCCCACGGCGGCGAGCAAGGCATCTTTGGCGATGAGGAAATTGAAATCATCACGCCGGCGATCAATGCGGCGCGCAAAAAAGGCGTCGGCGCCTTCGGGCCGTATCCGGCGGACAGTTTGTTTTATCACGCGGCGCGCGGCGACTACGACGCGGTGGTGTGCATGTATCACGATCAAGGTTTGATTCCGCTCAAGCTGCATCATTTTTACGGCGGCGTAGCGCTGACCTTGGGGCCGCCGTTTATTCGCACTTCCGTCGATCACGGCACGGCTTACGATATCGCCGGCAAAGGCAAAGCGGATGAAACCAGCATGACCCAAGCGATTCTCCTGGCGGCGCGCTTGGCGCGACAGCGAGGCGGGCGGAGAAAGAAATGA